Proteins from one Leptonema illini DSM 21528 genomic window:
- a CDS encoding LpxI family protein has product MGRLGIIAGRGELPWIAAREAQRRGEDFRVFLVSSDPPPEAFADVSEPVLLTRFYTSVLAALQREKIGRLLLLGKSTRDVLYDRPSFDLRTLWMLARMPNRNDYTIFQTIERALAKRRIRVIPQTDYLSDCFLEEGRYGKRLSSRELEDIPYGMLYAMEVNRLDIGQCVVVGDRTVFAVECAEGTDRCIERGGELFHKKGAVVCKVSKRNHDPRFDLPTAGTQTLETMKRAGCRVLAIESNSTIVVQKKEFLKKAKELGITIVSLKGDLTDVKKLRRMNRPFTAKS; this is encoded by the coding sequence ATGGGCAGACTGGGGATTATTGCGGGGCGAGGCGAGCTGCCCTGGATTGCAGCGAGAGAGGCGCAAAGACGCGGAGAGGACTTCCGCGTCTTTCTTGTTTCGTCTGATCCGCCGCCCGAGGCGTTCGCCGACGTCAGCGAGCCTGTTCTTCTTACCAGGTTTTATACGTCCGTTCTCGCCGCTCTTCAGCGCGAAAAGATCGGGCGTCTGCTTCTGCTCGGTAAGTCGACGCGAGACGTGCTTTACGACCGCCCCTCCTTTGATCTGCGCACGCTCTGGATGCTTGCGCGCATGCCCAACCGCAATGATTATACGATCTTTCAGACCATCGAGCGAGCCCTTGCAAAGAGGAGGATTCGCGTGATCCCACAGACCGACTATCTATCCGATTGCTTTCTTGAAGAAGGCCGTTACGGAAAGCGGCTCAGCTCCAGAGAACTTGAAGACATCCCCTACGGTATGCTCTATGCTATGGAAGTGAACCGCCTCGACATCGGGCAATGCGTCGTCGTAGGCGATCGCACCGTCTTTGCCGTCGAATGTGCTGAAGGCACCGATCGCTGTATCGAACGCGGCGGCGAACTCTTTCATAAAAAAGGGGCTGTCGTCTGCAAGGTCTCGAAGCGAAACCATGATCCGCGCTTCGATCTGCCGACGGCAGGTACACAGACGCTTGAAACGATGAAGCGCGCCGGATGCCGCGTTCTCGCCATCGAATCGAACTCCACCATCGTCGTGCAGAAGAAGGAATTCTTGAAAAAGGCGAAGGAGCTTGGTATCACCATCGTATCTCTGAAAGGAGATTTAACCGACGTGAAAAAGCTGCGTCGTATGAATCGTCCGTTTACGGCAAAATCATGA
- the lpxB gene encoding lipid-A-disaccharide synthase translates to MTAKKKAAARKSAQAKSDPKKSASKKSASKKPPSKKSASKLLASKTSASKKPVSKKAVQQAKPSAKKPAHSAVRGLHLRAPMLIVAGEHSGDRLGGDLIHELKQQGFRSFFGTGGERMQAEGMQLVEHVDTMAVIGFVEVLRAYSRLKALAQRLTAMAIEKKVKTVVLIDYPGFNLRIAAMLKEADPDIFIVYLVSPQIWAWKYGRIHTIRKHVDLMLTLFEFEKEIYDSEGVPAEWIGHPMVNRIPEELKRQSPVTAHRGTSLGLLPGSRRSEIRLLLPAFLEAARILKERHPHLHIRLPFVDERLREFAAPFLEGSEALGLEISVGNSLAVMEASDIIFIASGTATLEAAFFKKPMVICYRSHWLNVFIASLVMRTRFIGLPNLLAGEQVALELLQNEVTPAAIAEEGERLLKKKSERERIIRRLSEIPFAPKKKRPARLAVEYIERYLTRPDLTRAEKSVSTSRVGSSKKKVASETVK, encoded by the coding sequence ATGACAGCAAAAAAAAAGGCGGCAGCCAGAAAATCCGCACAAGCGAAATCCGACCCGAAGAAGTCGGCCTCAAAAAAGTCAGCCTCGAAGAAACCTCCGTCGAAGAAATCCGCTTCGAAGCTACTCGCCTCGAAAACATCTGCATCGAAGAAGCCTGTTTCAAAGAAGGCTGTTCAACAGGCTAAACCGTCAGCGAAAAAGCCAGCCCATTCCGCAGTGCGCGGGCTGCATCTACGCGCTCCGATGCTGATCGTTGCCGGTGAACATTCCGGCGATCGTCTTGGCGGCGATCTGATCCATGAACTCAAGCAGCAGGGATTTCGCTCCTTCTTTGGAACGGGCGGAGAGCGTATGCAGGCCGAGGGCATGCAGCTTGTCGAGCATGTCGATACGATGGCCGTGATCGGCTTCGTCGAAGTTCTGCGCGCCTACAGTCGCTTGAAGGCCCTGGCGCAGCGGTTAACTGCCATGGCCATCGAGAAAAAGGTGAAGACGGTCGTATTGATCGATTATCCGGGCTTCAACCTTCGCATCGCCGCCATGCTCAAAGAGGCCGATCCCGATATCTTCATCGTCTATCTTGTCAGTCCGCAGATCTGGGCCTGGAAGTACGGTCGCATTCATACGATTCGCAAGCATGTCGATCTGATGCTGACTCTCTTTGAATTCGAGAAAGAGATCTACGATAGCGAAGGCGTGCCGGCTGAGTGGATCGGGCATCCGATGGTGAACCGCATCCCCGAGGAACTGAAGCGTCAGTCTCCCGTTACCGCTCACCGTGGAACGTCGCTCGGCCTGCTGCCGGGAAGTCGGCGAAGCGAGATCCGCCTGCTGCTGCCGGCCTTTCTCGAAGCGGCACGCATCTTAAAAGAAAGACATCCGCATCTTCATATTCGGCTGCCCTTTGTAGATGAGCGTCTGCGTGAGTTTGCCGCGCCCTTTCTCGAAGGCAGTGAAGCCCTGGGCCTTGAGATTTCGGTGGGCAACTCCCTGGCCGTTATGGAGGCCTCTGACATAATATTTATCGCATCGGGTACGGCGACGCTTGAAGCGGCTTTTTTCAAGAAGCCGATGGTTATCTGTTACAGATCGCACTGGCTGAACGTTTTTATCGCCTCGCTCGTTATGCGAACGAGGTTTATCGGTCTGCCGAATCTTCTGGCGGGCGAGCAGGTCGCCCTCGAGCTTCTACAGAATGAGGTCACGCCCGCTGCGATCGCCGAAGAGGGGGAACGCCTGCTCAAAAAGAAATCGGAACGTGAGCGAATCATCCGTCGCTTGAGTGAAATCCCCTTTGCTCCGAAGAAGAAACGGCCGGCCCGTCTCGCCGTCGAATACATCGAACGTTACCTGACCCGACCGGATCTGACCCGGGCAGAGAAGTCTGTTTCAACGAGCAGAGTGGGATCGTCGAAAAAGAAGGTAGCCTCTGAGACTGTTAAATAA
- the argF gene encoding ornithine carbamoyltransferase, with product MRHLINLLNLNEDEFFGILKRGREHAANRRLNPDVLRDKIIALIFEKSSTRTRISFSVAIRELGGSDLEMQAGSLQLGRGETIEDTTMVLGRYVHGVMIRTDSHRKLELMAGLDQVPIINGLSDRHHPCQALADFMTITETGRDLSKTRIAFIGEPNNVFNSLALGTLHSGSSLCVASPEGYEIRPGIQELLRKRNKTIDVYRDPVEAVRQADVIYTDVWISMGQEGEAEIRKKDFAPYSVNEALMKHAPADAIVMHCLPAHRGEEISGDVMDRHAATIFRQAENRLHVQKALLEWIYEAI from the coding sequence ATGCGGCATCTGATCAACCTGTTAAACCTGAATGAAGACGAGTTCTTCGGCATACTGAAACGAGGAAGGGAACATGCGGCGAACCGGCGCCTGAATCCCGACGTGCTGCGTGATAAGATCATTGCGCTTATCTTCGAGAAGTCGTCGACGCGCACGCGTATCTCGTTTTCCGTCGCCATCCGTGAACTCGGAGGAAGCGATCTTGAGATGCAGGCAGGCTCGCTTCAGCTCGGTCGCGGCGAGACCATTGAAGACACGACGATGGTTCTCGGCCGTTACGTGCATGGCGTGATGATCCGTACTGATAGCCATCGCAAGCTCGAACTCATGGCCGGCCTGGATCAGGTGCCCATCATCAACGGTCTGTCCGATCGCCATCATCCCTGTCAGGCGCTTGCCGATTTTATGACGATTACCGAGACCGGGCGCGACCTTTCAAAAACGCGTATCGCCTTTATCGGCGAACCGAATAACGTCTTCAACTCGCTGGCGCTCGGAACGCTGCATTCCGGTTCGTCGCTTTGCGTGGCCAGTCCCGAAGGCTATGAGATTCGCCCGGGCATTCAAGAGCTGCTTCGTAAACGGAATAAAACCATCGATGTCTATCGCGACCCAGTCGAGGCCGTACGTCAGGCCGACGTCATCTATACCGATGTGTGGATTTCAATGGGGCAGGAAGGGGAGGCCGAGATCCGCAAGAAGGATTTTGCTCCCTATTCGGTGAACGAGGCTTTGATGAAGCACGCTCCGGCCGATGCCATCGTTATGCACTGCCTGCCCGCTCATCGCGGCGAAGAGATTTCCGGCGATGTGATGGATCGTCATGCGGCGACCATTTTCAGACAGGCCGAGAACCGACTGCACGTGCAGAAGGCGCTGCTTGAATGGATCTACGAAGCGATCTGA
- a CDS encoding NAD(P)H-hydrate epimerase translates to MKLSNGNKGHALVRYDDARSIDTLTIQQGNDETLLMGLAAAGALHHLKQEYLTRFWNSEGLQLVIVCGSGNNGGDGLALAGLLCADPDRYPDADINKRMSVYALPPKSAASQFYEAKLRRQGVTIRPLQKLSEDVAEMVKHNELTIVEALLGTGQSRLPAGDIATALQAIDTIRNAGRAKLVALDVPAGLTESGLADSAPTPDCVYTFGSEKAVTALIPGLRVRRIPCGFESQNEEAVFAASTALYRSEPSDALHFFRRNDADHKYSAGHAWMVAGEHDMEGAALLALQAFLGSGGGYVRHFHPSPQSRERYLSILPSAIYHDATDFVKACEVQKPPRSILIGPGMRSDTVDSLREALIEGLTILSRRQQRLTVILDAAACSLAFDDRFPSVQCLITPHVAEWKSLGGPAVSCVDDLEAARAFSGRIHAYLKGPVSFLFAPDQIAVYNAPLPSLAVAGSGDLFGGLLLRAACGHEADRPICDIVSACVALQRRSAESSMHPEQQLKFIQEILA, encoded by the coding sequence ATGAAGTTATCGAATGGAAATAAAGGGCATGCTCTGGTCAGGTATGACGACGCCCGATCCATCGACACGCTAACCATCCAGCAGGGGAACGACGAAACCCTGCTTATGGGCCTGGCCGCAGCCGGCGCCCTGCATCATCTGAAACAGGAATATCTCACCCGGTTCTGGAACAGCGAAGGCCTTCAATTGGTCATCGTCTGCGGTAGCGGTAACAACGGAGGCGACGGTCTCGCCCTTGCCGGCCTTCTGTGCGCCGATCCTGATCGTTACCCGGACGCCGATATCAACAAACGCATGAGCGTCTATGCCCTTCCTCCAAAAAGCGCCGCCTCGCAGTTCTATGAAGCAAAGCTGCGCCGACAGGGCGTAACGATCCGGCCGCTGCAAAAGCTAAGCGAAGACGTTGCAGAAATGGTCAAGCACAATGAATTAACCATCGTCGAGGCTCTGCTCGGGACGGGGCAGTCTCGCCTTCCGGCCGGCGATATCGCCACGGCGCTACAGGCTATCGATACAATTCGCAATGCAGGCAGGGCGAAGCTGGTGGCGCTTGATGTTCCGGCCGGATTAACCGAATCGGGTCTCGCCGATAGCGCTCCGACGCCCGACTGTGTGTACACGTTCGGAAGCGAGAAGGCGGTCACCGCCTTGATTCCAGGTCTACGGGTCCGCCGCATCCCCTGCGGATTTGAATCACAGAACGAAGAGGCCGTCTTTGCCGCATCGACGGCGCTGTACCGCAGCGAACCATCTGACGCCTTGCATTTTTTTCGTCGTAACGATGCCGACCATAAATACAGCGCCGGCCATGCGTGGATGGTCGCCGGGGAACATGATATGGAAGGAGCCGCCCTTCTGGCTCTGCAAGCCTTTCTGGGGTCAGGAGGAGGCTACGTCAGACATTTCCACCCGTCGCCGCAGTCGCGAGAACGCTATCTTTCGATCCTGCCTTCGGCCATCTATCATGATGCCACGGACTTTGTAAAAGCCTGTGAAGTGCAGAAACCGCCACGAAGCATCCTCATCGGCCCGGGCATGCGCTCCGACACGGTTGACTCTTTGCGCGAAGCACTGATCGAAGGACTGACGATACTGAGCCGGCGCCAGCAAAGGCTGACCGTCATTCTCGATGCGGCGGCGTGCTCTCTGGCATTTGACGATCGCTTCCCTTCCGTACAATGCCTCATCACGCCGCATGTCGCCGAATGGAAGTCGCTGGGCGGCCCGGCCGTAAGCTGCGTCGACGATCTTGAAGCGGCCCGGGCCTTCAGCGGACGCATTCATGCCTACCTCAAAGGGCCCGTTTCGTTTCTTTTCGCTCCCGATCAAATCGCAGTGTATAACGCTCCGTTGCCTTCTCTTGCCGTGGCCGGTAGTGGAGACCTTTTCGGAGGTCTGCTTCTGCGTGCTGCATGCGGCCATGAAGCCGATCGACCCATCTGTGATATCGTCTCTGCCTGTGTGGCGTTACAACGTCGGTCGGCCGAAAGTAGCATGCACCCCGAGCAGCAGCTGAAGTTTATACAGGAGATCCTCGCATGA
- a CDS encoding LIC_12708 family protein, translated as MALTFASGCARFKINDLQPSVLLALPLHNNPYQAKADHLLVSVQEGALYDLPARPGVFENRILLPLPEKNLVVEFSEGNATPERIYLPENSTPAAPYRDAKIKATRLPAGQVGQAVPLEEATIIQLYGTAAGKKAEEIEPEHRMPAILFPESMEQMGSELIALPAEDAKPLKLLADETGSTSFTQVWQILAGENDLLYVLHSPKGGRPVLNVYHELQLQNVLSVPDSLFVAKDLSVELEAILPYRGKNEALASLVLRKKNSFEPAERALYRLRPNADPEEIYRYDEKEDLPIWSRENGGFLLAHDEDGTAMLLKIFGPDGDYENNNRIRYEGLRESYQDTFFNAEDRLFSIRLMRGVYEVIEWK; from the coding sequence TTGGCCCTCACTTTTGCATCCGGATGTGCAAGGTTTAAGATCAACGATTTACAGCCATCCGTTCTGCTTGCCCTTCCTCTGCATAATAATCCATATCAGGCAAAGGCTGACCATCTTCTTGTCTCCGTTCAAGAAGGAGCGCTGTACGATCTGCCCGCCAGACCCGGGGTTTTTGAGAACCGTATTCTACTACCGCTTCCAGAGAAGAACCTGGTCGTCGAATTCTCTGAGGGCAATGCCACGCCGGAGCGGATCTATCTGCCTGAGAATAGCACGCCTGCAGCACCCTACAGAGATGCAAAGATCAAGGCGACTCGCCTTCCCGCCGGTCAGGTCGGACAGGCCGTTCCTCTTGAGGAGGCAACGATCATTCAACTGTATGGGACGGCTGCCGGCAAGAAGGCCGAAGAGATCGAGCCCGAACATCGCATGCCGGCGATTCTCTTTCCGGAATCCATGGAACAGATGGGCTCAGAACTCATCGCCCTGCCCGCAGAAGATGCTAAGCCTCTGAAGCTGCTGGCCGACGAAACCGGCAGCACCTCGTTCACGCAGGTCTGGCAGATCCTCGCCGGAGAAAACGATCTTCTTTACGTGCTGCATTCGCCGAAGGGCGGGCGCCCCGTTCTGAACGTCTATCATGAGCTTCAATTGCAGAATGTTCTGAGCGTGCCCGATTCGCTCTTTGTAGCAAAGGATCTGAGCGTGGAGCTTGAGGCCATCCTGCCATACAGAGGAAAGAACGAAGCCCTGGCCAGCCTTGTTTTACGCAAGAAGAACAGCTTTGAACCGGCAGAAAGAGCTCTGTACCGACTGCGTCCGAATGCCGATCCCGAAGAGATCTATCGATACGACGAGAAAGAGGATCTGCCGATCTGGAGCCGTGAGAACGGAGGCTTTCTTCTTGCCCATGACGAAGACGGCACGGCCATGCTTCTCAAGATTTTCGGGCCCGACGGTGACTATGAGAATAACAACCGGATCCGGTATGAAGGTTTGCGCGAATCCTATCAGGATACCTTCTTCAATGCGGAGGACCGCCTCTTCTCTATCAGATTGATGCGCGGAGTGTATGAAGTTATCGAATGGAAATAA
- a CDS encoding ribosome assembly cofactor RimP — protein sequence MEFALLKDIARRALSADADLFDLHLKRVRNGYHIQIELDGLKDPSGSVSLDECERFSKAFIELLDQAIGQEGLPDDLDAENYSLEVSSAGAERELRIPAEFERFRGRPLKIRYRTDEDKIHVGHGIFDGVDGTKIRFLGFVPRAPKKGRVRAPEPFVLELDRIEKVNLYLDV from the coding sequence ATGGAATTTGCTCTTTTAAAAGACATCGCACGCCGGGCCCTCAGTGCCGATGCAGACCTCTTTGATCTGCATTTAAAGCGTGTCAGGAACGGCTATCATATTCAGATCGAGCTTGATGGGCTGAAAGATCCATCGGGTTCTGTCAGTCTGGACGAATGCGAGCGGTTCAGTAAGGCTTTCATAGAGCTTCTGGATCAGGCAATTGGACAGGAAGGCCTGCCCGACGATCTGGATGCAGAGAATTACAGCCTTGAGGTATCGTCGGCCGGCGCTGAAAGAGAACTGCGTATTCCGGCTGAGTTTGAGCGGTTTCGCGGACGTCCGTTGAAAATTCGATATCGAACGGACGAGGATAAGATCCATGTAGGGCACGGCATTTTTGACGGAGTGGATGGAACGAAGATACGATTCCTCGGTTTTGTTCCGCGTGCTCCGAAAAAAGGCCGGGTCCGCGCTCCAGAGCCTTTTGTGCTGGAGCTGGATCGAATTGAAAAAGTGAATCTATATCTGGACGTGTAA
- the nusA gene encoding transcription termination factor NusA: MAVKKSAKQQGPDLAAFFESLRELAQMRNLSYDQVIEIFRGTVLSACQKKFGLDADLDVILEPKVPEVSVVARYTVVEKVENADRELTEADAKTTHPDAAVGQTIERKEYLTDFSRIGTTNIRNIFSQRIKELERELVFNDYKDRVGELTNGQFLRWRDKEIVYVDLGKAEGILPRKEQIPGDRFHPGSRIKAVIKAVELKKDKSRDPGPYILLSRASGDFVKRLFEQEIPEVYDGIVEILNVAREAGFRTKLLVRSNRMDVDPVGACVGIKGVRIQSIVRELQNERIDIISYKEDPAFLIAEALSPARVQEVRVDTGAREALVVVPDDSYSAAIGMAGKNVRLASQLTGYRLIVKSQSQYEQEYSSPEARARLEELFSDRKEEATSDQALDDDSTPLSELPGLTRRVIEILNSAGINSVEELVETDESELEKIDGIGKTTAQLIMKIIRENIEFEEV, from the coding sequence ATGGCAGTTAAGAAAAGCGCAAAACAGCAGGGCCCTGATCTGGCAGCCTTCTTCGAATCGCTTCGCGAACTGGCTCAGATGCGGAATCTGAGTTATGATCAGGTCATCGAGATCTTTCGCGGGACTGTCCTCTCCGCCTGCCAGAAGAAGTTCGGGCTTGATGCCGACCTTGATGTCATTCTCGAACCGAAGGTGCCCGAGGTCTCCGTCGTCGCACGCTACACCGTTGTCGAAAAGGTCGAGAACGCCGATCGCGAGTTGACAGAGGCCGATGCGAAAACCACGCATCCCGATGCCGCCGTCGGCCAGACGATCGAGCGCAAGGAGTACCTGACCGACTTCTCTCGCATCGGAACGACGAATATTCGCAATATTTTCTCTCAACGCATCAAAGAGCTCGAACGAGAGCTGGTTTTCAACGACTATAAGGACCGTGTCGGCGAGCTGACGAACGGACAATTCCTGCGCTGGCGTGATAAAGAGATCGTCTATGTTGATCTTGGCAAGGCAGAGGGAATACTTCCCCGTAAAGAGCAGATTCCAGGCGATCGTTTTCACCCGGGATCTCGCATCAAGGCCGTGATCAAGGCGGTGGAGCTGAAAAAGGATAAGTCTCGAGATCCGGGGCCGTATATCCTGCTTTCGAGGGCTTCCGGTGATTTCGTAAAGCGGCTCTTCGAGCAGGAGATCCCCGAAGTCTATGACGGTATCGTCGAGATCCTGAACGTCGCCCGCGAGGCCGGATTCCGGACAAAACTGCTTGTGCGGTCAAACCGCATGGACGTCGATCCCGTCGGAGCTTGCGTCGGAATTAAAGGGGTGCGTATTCAGTCCATCGTAAGAGAACTGCAAAACGAGCGCATCGATATCATCTCGTACAAAGAAGATCCGGCGTTTTTGATTGCCGAGGCACTATCGCCGGCTCGCGTTCAAGAGGTCCGCGTTGATACAGGTGCGCGTGAAGCGCTTGTCGTCGTTCCGGATGATTCCTACAGTGCCGCCATCGGAATGGCGGGGAAAAACGTCCGTCTTGCTTCTCAGTTGACCGGATACAGGCTTATCGTAAAATCGCAATCGCAGTACGAACAGGAATACTCGTCACCGGAAGCACGTGCCCGTCTGGAAGAATTGTTCAGCGATCGTAAGGAAGAAGCGACATCTGATCAGGCATTGGACGATGATTCAACGCCGCTTTCTGAATTGCCTGGCCTGACACGCCGGGTTATCGAAATCCTGAACTCTGCTGGAATCAACAGTGTAGAAGAACTCGTCGAAACAGACGAGTCCGAACTCGAAAAGATTGACGGAATTGGAAAAACCACCGCTCAGCTGATTATGAAAATCATCAGGGAGAACATCGAGTTCGAAGAAGTATAG
- the infB gene encoding translation initiation factor IF-2, with product MARASVPIRAARVSVATRVVRGQGQRSYQGGQGGQGQRSYQGGQGGQGQRPQQGGQGFRPRPPLGGATPFDDLVRKSEAKPEGVPGAATGKDRGKIIHKKSDELNQSKKPGPRKDGERDVLRRFERSVKKRRKAPSGTTVPTSIDILESIQVGELAKKLNLKPGDVIGRLMKMGEMVTINKVIDAETAALVATEFGCEVRVVSLYDETIIKEEEDLAEAMVRRPPVVTIMGHVDHGKTRLLDTIRSTNVIDTEAGAITQHIGAYQVETPQGRITFLDTPGHEAFTAMRARGASVTDIVILVVAADDGVKEQTVEAITHAKEANVPIIVAVNKIDLPNANPDKVKQALVPHGLQPEDWGGTTVFCEISAKNNIGIEHLLEMVLLQAELLDLKANPTVKAVGRVVEARVDPGKGPVATVLVQKGTLREGDPFVVGVYSGRVRAMFDDFNHRLKEAGPATPVEITGLDGVPGSGDPFHVLETEKEAREFASVRQHYKQITEASQRAQPSLRTLDNWMASHKEIKLIVKGDVHGSVEAIRDGLLKLSDDEVKVRVIYAATGGITESDVTLAAASEALILGFQVRASVSATDLAEKNGVDIRYYSIIYALLEDIKKAMTGMLEPTYEEERTGDIEIRQVFKISKIGNVAGCMVKRGKVHRSNKIRLVRNGVVIHEGELSALKRFKDDVAEVAEGYECGLSIKGFNDIQEGDIVEAYKIVEVSRQS from the coding sequence GTGGCCAGGGCCAGCGTTCCTATCAGGGCGGCCAGGGTCAGCGTAGCTACCAGGGTGGTCAGGGGCCAGGGCCAGCGTTCTTATCAGGGCGGCCAGGGCGGTCAGGGCCAGCGTTCTTATCAGGGTGGCCAGGGTGGTCAGGGCCAGCGTCCTCAGCAGGGCGGACAGGGCTTTCGTCCCAGACCGCCGCTCGGTGGTGCCACTCCGTTTGATGATCTGGTTCGCAAATCCGAAGCGAAACCTGAAGGCGTTCCCGGAGCTGCTACGGGCAAAGACCGTGGCAAGATCATTCACAAGAAATCCGATGAGCTGAATCAATCGAAGAAACCCGGTCCGCGTAAAGACGGGGAGCGCGACGTACTGCGTCGGTTCGAACGATCCGTTAAGAAGCGCCGTAAAGCTCCGTCGGGAACGACGGTTCCCACATCTATTGACATACTTGAAAGCATCCAGGTTGGCGAGCTCGCTAAGAAGCTGAACCTCAAACCCGGTGATGTAATCGGTCGCCTCATGAAGATGGGCGAAATGGTCACCATCAACAAGGTGATCGACGCCGAAACCGCCGCTCTTGTGGCGACGGAGTTCGGTTGTGAGGTCCGCGTCGTCAGCCTTTACGACGAAACGATTATCAAAGAAGAAGAGGATCTTGCCGAGGCGATGGTCCGTCGTCCGCCCGTCGTCACGATTATGGGCCACGTCGACCACGGTAAGACGAGACTGCTTGATACCATTCGTTCTACAAACGTCATCGATACCGAAGCCGGCGCCATTACGCAGCATATCGGCGCCTATCAGGTGGAAACGCCGCAGGGCAGGATCACCTTCCTCGATACGCCCGGTCACGAAGCCTTTACGGCCATGCGTGCTCGCGGTGCGTCGGTGACCGATATCGTTATCCTTGTCGTTGCCGCCGACGACGGCGTGAAAGAACAGACCGTCGAGGCGATCACGCATGCAAAAGAGGCGAACGTTCCGATCATCGTCGCCGTTAACAAGATCGATCTACCCAATGCTAACCCCGATAAGGTGAAGCAGGCGCTCGTGCCTCATGGTCTTCAGCCCGAAGACTGGGGAGGCACGACCGTATTCTGCGAAATTTCAGCGAAAAATAATATCGGCATCGAGCATCTGCTTGAGATGGTTCTGCTTCAGGCCGAACTGCTTGATCTGAAGGCGAACCCGACGGTGAAGGCCGTGGGACGCGTCGTCGAAGCTCGCGTCGACCCGGGCAAAGGTCCGGTTGCGACGGTGCTTGTGCAGAAAGGAACGCTGCGTGAAGGCGATCCCTTCGTCGTCGGCGTGTATTCCGGTCGAGTGCGAGCCATGTTCGACGATTTCAATCATCGTCTTAAAGAAGCGGGCCCGGCGACTCCGGTCGAGATCACGGGTCTGGACGGAGTTCCGGGATCGGGCGATCCGTTCCATGTTCTTGAAACCGAGAAAGAGGCCCGTGAATTCGCCTCTGTGCGTCAGCATTACAAGCAGATTACCGAGGCATCGCAGAGGGCGCAGCCTTCGCTCCGCACTCTGGATAACTGGATGGCCTCTCATAAAGAGATCAAGCTTATCGTTAAAGGCGACGTACACGGCTCGGTTGAAGCGATTCGCGACGGCCTGCTGAAGCTCTCTGATGACGAAGTGAAGGTTCGCGTGATCTATGCCGCCACGGGCGGTATTACGGAATCCGACGTGACGCTTGCCGCCGCTTCAGAGGCGCTGATCCTCGGCTTTCAGGTGCGTGCCTCCGTTTCGGCCACTGATCTGGCCGAGAAAAACGGCGTAGACATCCGCTACTACAGCATCATCTATGCGCTTCTTGAAGACATTAAGAAGGCGATGACCGGTATGCTTGAGCCGACCTATGAAGAGGAACGCACAGGCGATATCGAGATCCGTCAGGTATTCAAGATCTCCAAGATTGGCAACGTCGCCGGATGTATGGTCAAGCGCGGCAAGGTGCATCGCTCGAACAAGATCCGCCTTGTCCGCAACGGCGTCGTTATCCACGAAGGGGAACTGTCTGCGCTGAAGCGCTTTAAAGACGACGTCGCCGAAGTGGCCGAAGGCTACGAATGCGGTCTGAGCATCAAAGGCTTCAACGACATTCAGGAAGGCGACATCGTCGAGGCCTACAAGATTGTCGAAGTCAGCCGGCAGTCATAA
- the rbfA gene encoding 30S ribosome-binding factor RbfA, producing MNEIRRLRLEKMIVREIAERLHRRKTKDDRIGFVSVVRCDLLPDLSEAHVFFSLFGSDEENDATWRAVTMARRELQSGIGRDLRLRQTPHFIFSKDDSIREGDRILERMDEEERRATRPAATQTTETDGDSAGSDPEAE from the coding sequence GTGAACGAGATTCGCCGCCTGCGGCTTGAAAAGATGATCGTGCGTGAAATCGCCGAACGACTGCATCGACGGAAAACGAAGGACGATCGTATCGGCTTCGTTTCCGTCGTGCGCTGCGACCTGCTGCCCGACCTTTCTGAAGCGCACGTTTTCTTCTCCCTGTTCGGATCAGACGAAGAGAACGACGCCACCTGGCGCGCCGTAACGATGGCACGGCGTGAATTGCAGTCCGGCATCGGTCGTGATCTACGCCTGCGCCAGACTCCGCATTTTATCTTTAGCAAAGACGACAGCATTCGCGAAGGGGATCGCATCCTCGAACGTATGGATGAAGAAGAGCGTCGGGCGACACGACCTGCTGCGACCCAGACAACTGAAACCGATGGCGATTCGGCGGGTAGCGATCCGGAAGCGGAATGA